AGGCTATGATGATCCAAATTCGGATCAAGAACGATTACTATCTTCTGGTATTACAAAAGCCGTAATGGAAGCGACACAGGGAATAGACAACCCAAATGTTGTTTTTACAGCACATCATGAACATATTGAGGATTGGAATACGACTATGTATTTGAGTCAGTTATGCCATGTTGAAAATAAAGTAGTGCCAATGTCAGAACTTAGAATTACAAAAGATGCTTTAGTGGATAGGGATGGAGTGCAAATTGATGTGTTATATCGCCAAACATATCCAATAGAAGATTTAATTGAGGATCAAGATCCTGAAACAGGAGATTTGGTAGGTGTGGAACTGTTGCAACTTGTAAAAGCCGGAAAGCTTTTTATAATCAATCCATTGTCAGCATTTTTACTTCAGCCCAAATCAGTTCAGTGTCTTATTTGGGGGTTAGCAGAAGAAGAGGCTTTTTATACAAATGAGGAACAACAGTGGATTAAAGAATATATGTTACCTACATATTTAGAACCGGATTTGTTTTTAGGAAAAGGTTCTTTCGTTCAAAAACCTTCATTTGGTAGAGAAGGAGACACGATCACCATTCGCGATAAGGACGAACATATTATGATTCAAAATGCACACCAAACGTATAAAGCGTCGCTGCCGATATTTCAAAAGTATACAGAACTTCCAGTCGTATCTTTGGAAACAGAAAAAGGGGTGGAGGAATTGTCGTATGTGTTTGGTTCATTTTTAATTGCTGGAAAAGCGAGTAGTATCGGTATTCGTGCGGGGGAAAAAATTACGGGGAATGAATCGTACTATTTACCGGTAGGTATAAAAAAGGAGGAAAGTATATGATTAATTTTTTATTATATTTAGCAGTAACACTTGGCCTTTTATGCATTGGTCTTCTCCTAATGGAAGTGACAACGAAAGTAAAAGAATTTAAGCTAATGGCCCAAGGAAATAAGGCGGTAAGCTATGTACTTGGAGGGCGATTACTTGGTTTAGCTATTGTTTTATATTCGACAGCAGCTAATTCCATTTCACTTTTTGATATGGTTTCGTGGGGAGCGGTTGGGATTTTGGCTCAAATTATCGTCTTTTATTTAGCTGAGTGGCTTACACCACGCTTTAATATAAACAAAAGTCTTGAAGAAGATAATCAAGCAGTCGGTCTTTTTCTTATGTTTTTATCGCTTTCAATTGGGATCGTAATTGCTGGTTGTATAACTTATTAAAAGCCTTACGTTTAAACGTAAGGTTTTTATTTTTACTAATTTTGAAATGGGTGCTTTATTCATTTGATGCGTCGAAAGAGAAATAATATGTATATGAGAGGGAGTTGTTGTAATAAGGAAAAGATTCCATTCAAAGTGTTGACATCTATTTTAAATAAGAGTAACATTTTCTATGTAATAAAAATAAGTCTCTGTTAGGTGAGGCTCCTGTATAGAGAAATGCTACTGCCCAAAAATGTCGAGAGACGCCAATGGGTCAACAGGAATGATCGAATTAAGGTTTTTCTTAACGTAGCTGGTAATGTACCTATGCTATACAGTGCTAAAACTCGGCGAGGGAGAGGTCCGTAGATTTCTAATTGTATTAGGAATCGTTTATTTGTGTATGTCATGGCCTTTACTCTTTTCAGAGTAAAGGTCTTTTTGTTACAAAGCTATGCGTAATTTCATAGTATAAACTATAAAATGAAACGAGGAGGTGAGGAGCATGTCAAATTCTGACTCGGTTCCGTTACCCATATACTTCAAATCAAAAATATATGATGTAGGCAGGAAACGACTTGTTCCTCCCTTTATATTTATCATCATGTAGCGTTTATATGTATGTTTAAGCGCTAGACACTTTCACAGGAAAGTGGATAAATTGAGAAACAAAGCGTTTCTTCCTATGTTGTAAAGGAGGAGACGATAATATGTTATATGCAAACAAAACTGTGGGTAACACGTCATATAAATTAAGTAAAAAATCAATGAAAGAACAAACATTGCTTCAAAAAAATAAAGATTTATTAATTGAAATCGCAACGAGAGATGTAAAATCTGTATTTGCGTATTTTAAAACAACAAGAGACGGATTATCTATGAAAGAGGCACAAAAACGCATTCAAGTATACGGCCGAAATGAATTAACTTCAAAAAGAGCTCGTATTGCGGAAGTGATGATGAAGCTAAGTGAAATGATACCAGGTTTTTCAAAACAACATGTGCGTGATGGATTACAATGTGAGAAGATTACTGTGTCTCGAGTAGAATGTTCTAGTGTAACAGGTGTAAACGGTGAATTAAAAATGATGAATTTGCCAGTACAAGAGCTTGTTCCTGGAGATATGATTTTCCTTTCAGAAGGTGATACAGTACCAGCAGATGTACGTATCATTTATGCAAATGATTTATTAGTAAATGAATCTGCGCTAACAGGAAACGATGCGAATATTGAGAAATTTGAAAGCTGCTATCACCTTGAGCGCAAACGTTTTATGCCTTTAAAAAGAATGAAAGACTATAATCCACTTGAACTTGAAAACGTATGTTTCAAAGGGACGTATATTGTTGGGGGAAATGCGAAGGCTGTAGTAGTTTCGACTGGGAAAAATACGTATTCAGGGATTCTTCATACTTGTTGTAGTAGAACGTCTTAATGTGTAAATGATGCGAAATATACAAAAACAATGTATAATAGACAAAGTTGAAAAAACGTAGAATGGTAATCTATTTATATAACCTTACGTAATGACGTGGGGTTATTATTTTTTTGGTAGGAGAGGAATTATGAAAAAAGTATTATTAGTTGATGGTATGGCACTATTATTTCGTGCTTTTTATGCAA
This genomic window from Bacillus anthracis str. Vollum contains:
- a CDS encoding DUF350 domain-containing protein; amino-acid sequence: MINFLLYLAVTLGLLCIGLLLMEVTTKVKEFKLMAQGNKAVSYVLGGRLLGLAIVLYSTAANSISLFDMVSWGAVGILAQIIVFYLAEWLTPRFNINKSLEEDNQAVGLFLMFLSLSIGIVIAGCITY
- a CDS encoding cation-transporting P-type ATPase — encoded protein: MLYANKTVGNTSYKLSKKSMKEQTLLQKNKDLLIEIATRDVKSVFAYFKTTRDGLSMKEAQKRIQVYGRNELTSKRARIAEVMMKLSEMIPGFSKQHVRDGLQCEKITVSRVECSSVTGVNGELKMMNLPVQELVPGDMIFLSEGDTVPADVRIIYANDLLVNESALTGNDANIEKFESCYHLERKRFMPLKRMKDYNPLELENVCFKGTYIVGGNAKAVVVSTGKNTYSGILHTCCSRTS